The genomic segment GAGCACAGCCTCGGCAATGGGCGGCGGCGACGGGCGCGGCTTTAGCGTGACGCTCGGTGTTGTTCCGGATTATGCAGCCGACGTGAAAGGCATGAAAATTGACGGTACGCGCGCAGGAGGTCCGGGTGAGAAGGCAGGTTTACAGGCAGGCGACATCATTACGATGCTTGGCGGAAAGAAGATTCTCAATATCTACGACTATATGGGAATTCTCGGTGAGTTGAAGGTTGGCCAGGTTGTTGAGATTGAGATTACGCGGGACGGAAAGCCGATGACGCTCTCGGCAACGATGACGAAGCGATAGTTCGCCAACGGGATAATGGAGTCTCCTCAATCCGACAACACCACATCTTCCGAAGAACGTTAGTGATGCAGCTATAATTTCTTCAATCGATCATGTGCCTCGGCGATGAAGTTGTGGGCAATCCGCACACGAGCCTCTTCGCTCCTTGCCGCAAACATCTGTTCACGCTGGGTCTTGATGAATTCATTCAGCGTTTCCCTGTCCGAAACCGGGAGTTCACTCAGGAAACTCTCAAATGTGTCGGTTGCAGCCATAGTGTTGTTAACACTCCTTGGTTCTTAGTTATCGACTGTATTTCCATCCGGTTTCTTTCAACGTCAGGATGCCGTGCTCCCGCCTGGAGAGACCGTCGGTAATCTCTCCGACGAAGAGAGTGTGATCGCCCGTTGCCATTGATTGAGTAACTTTGCACTCAAATGAAGCGACGGCGTCCTCGAGAAAAGGTGTTCCTTGTTTTGAAAGTGCGAAATTCCTGTTGTTGAGTTTTAAGCCTGCCTGCCTTGATCTTTTGAGGAAGGGCTTTGCCAATTCTACTGAGCCTTCCGGTAAGAAATTAACGGAGAAGAAGTTAGATCGGTCGATATAAACCTGCATATCGGAATCAGATTCTATGGCAATGCCTATGAGCGGAGGATTGAATGATACTTGCGTCATCCAGTTGGCTATGATTGCTGCGACACCGTCCTCGGTTCTAGAGCCAACAATATACAGCCCATAAGGAATCTTGTTTAGTACTTTATCTCGGGTCGATTTCTCCAAAGCTCAAGTCCTCGGTAACCTACTTTCTGCCTTCCACGCAATCATCGCACTGGCAAAGCGATCGTAAATGCTCCCACGTGTACATTCCCATGTCATGCCCATCCCCCCAGATTGGTTTAACGGCATAATTACCGACAGTTGTCATGTTCATCAATCTGTAACGTCCGGGAATTGTCTTGTCTGGAGCCGGTGGCACATACGTGCGTAACAGAATGGTTTCGCCTTGGCACCCTGCGCACGGACATGCATCACGAAGTGCCATGAGTGAAATGCGGCTCAAATGGCCATCACTCCAAGTCAGCGAAATTTCGGCCGGGGTTGTTTGCCTCAAGCTCGTGACGTGCATTCTACTTTCTTCCCTTCAGTCTCAGTTCGAGGAAAGCGTGAATGCGCAGCCAAGCCTCAAGGGTTGTTGCTTCATCATATCCTTGTATGTTATTCGGATTCATAAATCCATGTCCTACATTAGGATAGACTACAGTTC from the Bacteroidota bacterium genome contains:
- a CDS encoding DUF971 domain-containing protein yields the protein MHVTSLRQTTPAEISLTWSDGHLSRISLMALRDACPCAGCQGETILLRTYVPPAPDKTIPGRYRLMNMTTVGNYAVKPIWGDGHDMGMYTWEHLRSLCQCDDCVEGRK
- a CDS encoding flavin reductase — translated: MEKSTRDKVLNKIPYGLYIVGSRTEDGVAAIIANWMTQVSFNPPLIGIAIESDSDMQVYIDRSNFFSVNFLPEGSVELAKPFLKRSRQAGLKLNNRNFALSKQGTPFLEDAVASFECKVTQSMATGDHTLFVGEITDGLSRREHGILTLKETGWKYSR